From the Candidatus Poribacteria bacterium genome, one window contains:
- a CDS encoding phytanoyl-CoA dioxygenase family protein, protein MTPEQRYLFDVTGYLHIEGAVKGDALKEAQEAVDRHIHMPLDERPEGFTTRPRDLEPGKGGRYEHGFAFDRCLEEMTVHPAIWPLIKEFTFDKPRFVTGTLTLEQHNPDRQPMGTNPAGLHCAREGRQWSTRYEVQNSQIYCNDFVAFFYLTDVQPGDGGLIVIPGSHKSKFERPEDLLTPGPDGIDPETDDVFTNLTPKAGDFLVISELLTHGVLQWRPKDRDRRFLILRYRPQYDGKQSLPETIVNRLTPEVQELVQTASYGHTKEIVKQDVVQLTN, encoded by the coding sequence CTATCTACACATCGAGGGTGCTGTCAAAGGCGATGCCCTAAAGGAAGCACAAGAGGCTGTGGATCGACATATCCACATGCCACTTGATGAACGCCCCGAAGGATTTACGACTCGCCCTCGCGACTTAGAACCCGGCAAAGGCGGAAGATATGAACACGGATTCGCCTTCGACCGGTGTCTTGAAGAGATGACGGTGCATCCGGCTATCTGGCCCCTTATTAAAGAGTTTACCTTCGACAAACCCCGGTTTGTCACCGGCACACTTACACTCGAACAGCACAACCCGGACAGGCAACCGATGGGAACAAATCCGGCAGGTTTGCACTGTGCACGTGAGGGACGCCAGTGGTCAACTCGCTACGAGGTACAGAACAGCCAAATCTACTGCAACGATTTCGTGGCGTTCTTCTATTTGACGGATGTGCAGCCCGGTGACGGCGGGCTTATTGTTATCCCGGGTTCGCATAAAAGCAAATTCGAGAGACCTGAAGACCTTCTCACCCCAGGCCCCGACGGCATTGACCCCGAAACCGATGATGTTTTCACCAATCTCACGCCTAAAGCGGGGGACTTTCTCGTCATCTCTGAACTGTTGACACACGGCGTTTTGCAGTGGAGACCTAAGGACCGCGATAGACGCTTCCTGATTCTCCGTTATCGTCCACAATACGATGGCAAGCAAAGTCTACCGGAGACAATCGTCAACCGGTTAACACCTGAAGTTCAGGAACTGGTGCAAACGGCATCGTATGGCCATACGAAAGAAATAGTCAAGCAAGATGTTGTTCAATTAACCAATTAG